From the Astatotilapia calliptera chromosome 6, fAstCal1.2, whole genome shotgun sequence genome, one window contains:
- the fam184b gene encoding protein FAM184B isoform X1, whose translation MRCASKKVDTISGGDFHLRGGGIISDYPPGWEVPLGGFVMASGAGKAAQPPGPGSAVNGTAAEFSNIEQELYDYQMHSKMCKKIAQLTKVIYSLNMKNEEQEAALQALSNAHHDELHRILMETCHEGEGSALRTRLLELQESLDEQQRVGAQVCACVQADFEFFRIQAEERERETEAELRKEFEEKLQGAQENLQEAKAQISVAQEENLRLSKELENAEEQIQQLDAKCEELQKTVVDEEKNRKEEDRQREDEEEKKKEEEERKMEQCEERIKALLEELKALKEERGRAEEEKRRAVKEEREQWEQKVNDLNEEGEEMRKKIEAEWREERQRWEEREEEEKKGMHSALRERVKRAEAEVESHLERLAESKRNTVKLQERIQDLEEELELDRRRVSEAEGVAKRAEEELAVAKERLLLQEDELQSRAEELLNRGGCEVCVCTEMEELRSQVSRLQSRNRELELQSSGRNSDHARQIRQHAEALSSLRSEMVRAQTEELRRIQKHADDERDKLQKEIEKERESLRREREQERDQFEKERNRIRRERDEEKEAHHRQLEEVKDRVRREKEEEVDRLRKELEVERVRIRSQLDKNIEQVEAERAGVQLKLEEEKKRLAEKAEEDRKRLKEQVRKAIEEVMRRHAAELNGVQEALSSEKKTNQEVCVRLEEERRAAEELRSRMEKEREELRTKLKDATSEICRLESLIHHKDKKDKATPDAPSSGGPQCSRLEEELHQARSRLARIQDEAERQRDRHQREIASLKADRHRLEEKVLEQSRMNTERSLLEQNQKHTEDRIRAECEDRLRAEFRIEMNAAVAESEQRWQSREEELQAQISELQGQLTELESQAEKKKAGQGDDCHVNPEIDKLRKEVQDTKEINKKLRELLQEPQTQSLAEERHSHAMALQALERQAKEELLSERNRLQTMHHLELDKQRAELTQQHTEWSRQMTQRHMQQIEDLQAQLQAHTQMMALQQDLKQQNQYQVFERQLDESRCAMLELQRENAALKKQLKESSVQKNSEAEEKEEESAEIRKNRDAQLEEEAQRLKEEVEKLRVEMEKLEESQKHWDERKEDDIKEEELDEEKRKEREEEKRREEVEEIRREHKREMQSLVSEYSNAQSHLQARIVALENEFNCRLREREERCRRREPRCDDLQLGRLQERLTERDQLIKRLVEERHQLQLYPPVAGDNSSLGLRDSKSRPGSITPTTMRKRAESPPRVTSISTAGTYNRSIFVPHSSSSSSSSSSPSVHQHSSSTLPHQSSSHPQTSPHYSTSSLPHKHTSLPLTQHSSPSLSRSARTRTSCIPPTPAPTAPLPVCPSPQTGIRYVSPSCLDPHVHLQAHSIRGPYLEQRGTEGLKQEWFTKYFSF comes from the exons GTGATTTATTCTCTGAACATGAAGAATGAGGAGCAGGAGGCGGCCCTGCAGGCGTTGAGCAACGCCCACCACGACGAGCTGCACCGGATCCTGATGGAGACGTGCCACGAAGGGGAGGGGTCAGCCCTGAGGACACGCCTCCTGGAGCTGCAGGAATCTCTGGATGAGCAGCAGCGAGTCGGGGCccaggtgtgtgcatgt GTGCAGGCGGACTTTGAGTTCTTCCGCATCCAGGCGGAGGAGAGGGAGCGTGAAACGGAAGCAGAGCTAAGAAAAGAGTTTGAGGAAAAGCTCCAGGGTGCGCAGGAAAACCTGCAGGAGGCCAAGGCCCAGATCAGTGTTGCCCAGGAGGAAAACCTGAGACTGAGCAAAGAACTGGAGAATGCTGAGGAGCAGATCCAGCAACTGGATGCCAAGTGCGAGGAGCTCCAGAAAACAGTCGTTGATgaggagaaaaacaggaaggaggaggatAGGCAAagagaagatgaggaggaaaagaagaaggaggaggaggagaggaaaatgGAGCAGTGTGAGGAAAGGATTAAAGCCCTCCTGGAGGAGCTAAAGGCACTAAAGGAGGAGAGGGGTCGAgcggaggaggagaagaggcgAGCCgtgaaggaggagagggagcaATGGGAGCAAAAGGTGAACGATCTAAACgaggagggagaggaaatgAGGAAGAAGATAGAGGCGGAGTGGAGGGAAGAGCGGCAGAGGTGGGAGgagagggaagaggaggagaagaaagggATGCACAGCGCTCTGCGGGAGAGGGTGAAGAGGGCCGAGGCAGAGGTGGAGAGTCACCTGGAGAGGCTAGCCGAGAGCAAgagaaacacagtgaagctgcaagAGCGAATACAG GACTTGGAGGAAGAGCTGGAGCTGGATCGCAGGCGTGTGTCTGAGGCCGAGGGCGTGGCCAAGCGGGCTGAAGAGGAGCTCGCTGTAGCCAAGGagcggctgctgctgcaggaagaCGAGCTGCAGAGCAGAGCAG AGGAGCTGCTGAATCGAGGAGgctgtgaggtgtgtgtgtgcactgaaATGGAGGAGCTGAGGAGCCAGGTGAGTCGTCTGCAGAGTAGGAACAGAGAGCTGGAGCTGCAGAGCAGCGGCCGCAACAGCGACCACGCCAGGCAGATACGCCAG CACGCTGAAGCACTGTCCAGTTTGCGCTCAGAGATGGTGAGAGCCCAGACAGAAGAGCTGCGTCGCATTCAGAAGCACGCGGACGACGAGCGGGACAAACTGCAGAAGGAGATCGAAAAAGAACGAGAGAGCCTGCGGAGGGAGCGGGAGCAGGAGAGGGATCAGTTCGAGAAGGAAAGGAACCGAATACGGCGAGAAAGAGACGAGGAAAAGGAAGCGCACCACAGACAGCTGGAAGAGGTCAAGGATCGTGtgaggagagagaaggaggaagaggtggaCCGCCTGCGCAAAGAGCTGGAAGTGGAGAGGGTCCGCATTCGTTCCCAGCTCGACAAGAACATCGAACAGGTCGAGGCGGAGAGAGCTGGCGTGCAGctgaagctggaggaggagaagaagaggctgGCGGAGAAGGCCGAGGAGGACAGGAAGCGACTGAAGGAGCAGGTGCGGAAGGCGATAGAGGAGGTGATGAGGAGACACGCGGCTGAATTAAACGGCGTCCAAGAAGCTCTGAGCTCTGAGAAGAAAACCAACCAAGAG GTGTGCGTGCGTttggaagaggagaggagagctgCTGAGGAGCTACGCAGCAGGATGGAGAAGGAAAGAGAGGAGCTGAGGACGAAACTGAAAGATGCCACCAGTGAG ATCTGTAGGTTGGAGTCACTGATCCaccataaagacaagaaagacaAGGCGACCCCCGATGCTCCATCCTCGGGTGGACCGCAGTGCTCCCGTCTGGAGGAAGAGCTCCATCAGGCTCGGAGTCGATTGGCTCGCATTCAGGACGAGGCCGAGAGGCAGCGGGACAGGCACCAGAGAGAGATCGCATCCCTGAAAGCTGACAGGCATCGGCTGGAGGAAAAAGTCCTGGAGCAGAGCCGGATGAACACGGAGAGGAGTCTTCTAGAGCAAAACCAGAAGCACACAGAGGACCGGATCAG GGCGGAGTGCGAGGATCGTCTCAGAGCAGAGTTCAGGATAGAGATGAACGCCGCCGTCGCCGAGAGCGAACAGAGATGGCAGAGCcgggaggaggagctgcaggCTCAGATCTCTGAGCTGCAGGGTCAGCTCACCGAGCTAGAGTCGCAG gcagagaaaaagaaggcagGCCAGGGAGATGATTGCCACGTGAATCCTGAAATTGACAAGCTGAGGAAGGAGGTCCAAGACACAAAGGAGATAAACAAGAAACTGAGGGAGCTGCTGCAG GAGCCCCAAACGCAGTCGCTAGCCGAAGAGAGACACAGTCATGCCATGGCGCTGCAGGCGTTAGAGAGACAGGCAAAAGAAGAGCTGCTGTCTGAGAGGAACAGACTTCAGACAATGCACCACCTGGAGctgg ataaGCAGCGAGCAGAGCTGACCCAGCAGCACACGGAGTGGAGCAGACAGATGACCCAGAGACACATGCAGCAGATAGAAGACCTACAGGCTCAACTACAGGCGCACACACAAATGATGGCTCTGCAACAG gattTGAAGCAGCAGAACCAGTATCAGGTGTTTGAGCGGCAGCTGGACGAGAGTCGCTGCGCCATGCTGGAGCTGCAGAGAGAAAACGCAGCACTGAAGAAGCAGTTAAAGGAAAG CTCAGTGCAAAAGAATTCAGAGGCcgaagagaaagaagaggaaagcgCAGAAATAAGGAAGAACAGGGACGCCCAGCTGGAGGAAGAAGCACAACGTctgaaggaggaggtggagaagctgagagtggaaatGGAGAAACTCGAGGAGTCGCAGAAGCACTGGGACGAGAGAAAAGAGGACGACATCAAAGAGGAGGAGCTGGacgaggaaaagagaaaggagcgggaggaggagaagagacgagaggaggtggaggagatcAGGAGGGAGCACAAGCGGGAGATGCAGAGTTTGGTGTCCGAATACAGCAACGCGCAGAGTCACCTGCAGGCGCGAATCGTGGCCTTGGAGAATGA ATTTAACTGCAGGCTGCGAGAGCGGGAGGAACGCTGCAGGCGGAGGGAGCCTCGATGTGACGACCTGCAGCTGGGGAGACTCCAGGAGAGGCTGACGGAGAGAGACCAGCTCATCAAACGATTAGTG GAAGAGAGGCATCAGCTGCAGCTCTACCCTCCTGTTGCCGGGGACAACAGTAGCCTCGGGCTCCGTGACAGCAAGTCCCGCCCCGGGAGCATCACGCCAACCACGAtg aggAAACGTGCCGAGTCGCCTCCTCGTGTCACCAGCATCTCCACGGCCGGCACTTACAACAGGAGCATCTTTGTaccccactcctcctcctcctcctcgtcttcctcctccccctccgtCCATCAGCACTCCTCCTCAACCCTCCCCCACCAGTCCTCCTCCCACCCTCAAACCTCGCCCCACTACTCCACCTCCTctctcccacacaaacacacgtccCTCCCCCTCACCCAGCATTCCTCGCCCTCCCTCTCTCGCTCCGCCAGAACCCGGACCTCCTGCATCCCACCGACGCCGGCGCCGACGGCACCTCTCCCCGTCTGCCCCTCGCCTCAGACGGGCATCCGATACGTGTCCCCCTCCTGCCTGGACCCACACGTACACCTGCAGGCCCACTCAATCAG GGGGCCATACCTGGAGCAGAGGGGGACAGAAGGGCTGAAGCAGGAGTGGTTCACCAAATACTTCTCCTTCTGA